From a region of the Haematobia irritans isolate KBUSLIRL chromosome 4, ASM5000362v1, whole genome shotgun sequence genome:
- the LOC142235235 gene encoding heat shock protein 27-like → MSLIPLIYDFDPWSEMDELLEGPFGLGIHPMDIFNSRPRHRSLILHPRKRYYSYLTSKCDRSGKDLKWDKSEIIPTVDKNGFQVCMDVSQFSPNELLVKTVDRTVMVEGKHEEREDEHGFIQRHFIRKYTLPKGFDPKDVVSTISSDGVLTIKAAPPAVKNKNNNERIVQIQQTGPAHLSIKQSEQSKTDEVSHGAAEKMETK, encoded by the coding sequence ATGTCGCTAATACCATTAATATACGATTTTGATCCATGGAGTGAAATGGATGAATTACTGGAGGGCCCATTTGGTCTTGGTATCCATCCCATGGATATATTCAATTCACGCCCACGACATCGTTCTTTGATACTACATCCACGCAAACGTTACTATTCCTATCTGACATCGAAATGCGATCGTTCAGGCAAAGATTTGAAATGGGACAAATCAGAAATAATTCCAACTGTCGATAAGAATGGCTTTCAGGTGTGCATGGATGTTTCACAATTCTCACCAAATGAATTGCTAGTCAAAACAGTGGATAGGACAGTCATGGTGGAAGGCAAACACGAGGAGCGAGAAGATGAACATGGTTTCATACAGAGGCACTTTATACGGAAATATACCCTACCAAAAGGTTTTGACCCGAAAGATGTCGTTTCAACCATATCCTCTGATGGTGTCTTGACAATCAAAGCGGCGCCACCAGCAGTcaagaataaaaataataacgaACGTATTGTCCAGATTCAACAAACCGGTCCAGCGCATTTAAGTATTAAACAATCAGAACAAAGTAAAACGGACGAAGTTTCCCATGGAGCCGCGGAGAAAATGGAAACGAAATAA